A window from Vigna angularis cultivar LongXiaoDou No.4 chromosome 7, ASM1680809v1, whole genome shotgun sequence encodes these proteins:
- the LOC108337034 gene encoding elongation factor 1-delta, which produces MAVTFYDLSSTSGLKKLDEYLLSRSYITGYQASKDDLTVYAALPTAPSAEYVNVSRWYKHIDALLRISGVSGEGSGVTVEGSLVAEPVATPPTADTKAAAAEDDDDDDDVDLFGEETEEEKKAAEERAAAVKASGKKKESGKSSVLLDVKPWDDETDMKKLEEAVRSVSMEGLLWGASKLVPVGYGIKKLQIMLTIVDDLVSVDSLIEENLTVEPISEYVQSCDIVAFNKI; this is translated from the exons ATGGCAGTCACATTCTACGACCTTAGCTCTACCTCTGGGTTGAAGAAGCTTGACGAGTACCTTCTCTCACGCAGTTACATCACAGG GTACCAAGCTTCAAAGGATGATCTCACTGTCTATGCAGCTTTGCCAACTGCTCCATCAGCAGAGTATGTGAATGTGTCCAGGTGGTACAAGCACATTGATGCTTTGTTGAGAATTTC TGGTGTTTCTGGTGAGGGATCTGGTGTCACTGTTGAGGGATCTCTTGTTGCCGAGCCTGTTGCAACTCCCCCAACTGCTGATACAAAG GCTGCTGCAGCTGAggatgacgatgatgatgatgatgtcgATTTGTTTGGTGAAGagacagaagaagaaaagaaggcaGCTGAGGAACGGGCAGCTGCAGTGAAGGCATctggaaaaaagaaagagt CTGGGAAATCATCTGTTCTGTTGGATGTGAAACCATGGGACGATGAAACCGACATGAAGAAGCTCGAGGAAGCAGTGAGATCTGTCAGCATGGAAGGGTTGCTTTGGGGTGCAT CCAAACTTGTTCCAGTCGGGTACGGCATCAAGAAACTGCAAATTATGCTTACCATTGTGGATGACCTAGTTTCTGTTGACAGTCTTATTGAGGAAAATCTCACAGTTGAGCCCATCAGTGAATATGTCCAGAGTTGTGACATTGTAGCCTTCAATAAAATTT AA